From the Xiphophorus maculatus strain JP 163 A chromosome 20, X_maculatus-5.0-male, whole genome shotgun sequence genome, one window contains:
- the LOC102230955 gene encoding Krueppel-like factor 15, protein MVSLSSRTLTVESELFRDSSSSLFSFSEEDAVCLRSCDSPGAFQQGALHGSSPEEEEEEEDESEGSSRLVYRGAADDGGADYQEPRMPEFSFRPSSPFSPTLEDIEEFLKEKMEQVRADMRSSREEDSPSSSVPSASSTETKSEPLVGASLCTSSSETPEEEKEKHAPVQVDPSPPSHSSPPPATVTPPVLLRAPVVLQLQPLPLTQPQAPTGSPPSAPSGIWLTHLVMGLQGATAPNLTLVAPQVSSTPTTATTSTLLPLSSDNKSADQKYVKIAPLPITTRTLEITAVGGSPGAALLKAAPPRANRASPTERVHKCSHPGCGKMYTKSSHLKAHFRRHTGEKPYTCSWPDCGWKFSRSDELSRHRRSHSGVKPYECTLCEKKFARSDHLSKHTKVHRSSRPSRVIRTTV, encoded by the exons atgGTGTCCCTCAGCAGCAGAACACTGACTGTGGAGTCTGAGCTGTTCagggacagcagcagcagcttgttctCCTTCTCAGAGGAGGATGCGGTGTGCTTGCGCTCCTGCGACAGCCCCGGGGCCTTCCAGCAGGGGGCCCTGCACGGCTCCAGCCccgaagaagaggaggaggaggaggacgagagCGAAGGCAGCAGCCGGCTGGTTTATCGAGGCGCGGCAGACGACGGGGGAGCGGATTATCAGGAGCCTCGGATGCCAGAGTTTTCTTTCCGCCCATCATCGCCGTTCTCTCCCACCCTGGAGGACATAGAGGAGTTTCtgaaggagaagatggagcAGGTGAGGGCGGAcatgaggagcagcagagaggaagattCTCCGTCGTCCTCCGTACCCTCGGCTTCATCAACAGAGACTAAAAGTGAGCCATTAGTTGGTGCTTCCCTCTGCACTTCCTCCTCGGAGACCCccgaggaagagaaagagaaacacgCCCCTGTCCAGGTTGACCCGTCTCCTCCTAGTCACTCAAGCCCTCCTCCAGCCACGGTGACCCCGCCCGTGCTCCTCAGAGCTCCGGTGGTTCTCCAGCTGCAGCCGTTACCTCTGACCCAGCCTCAGGCCCCCACCGGCTCTCCTCCGTCAGCCCCGAGCGGCATCTGGCTCACTCACCTGGTCATGGGGCTCCAGGGCGCCACCGCTCCAAATCTCACCCTGGTGGCCCCCCAAGTGTCCTCCACACCCACCACCGCCACCACCAGCACCCTGTTGCCACTCAGCAGCGATAACAAATCAGCAGACCAGAAGTATGTGAAGATCGCTCCTCTGCCCATCACTACAAGGACACTGGAGATCACAGCAGTGGGGGGCAGTCCAGGGGCCGCCCTCCTGAAGGCAGCACCCCCCCGGGCAAACAGGGCATCGCCCACCGAGAGGGTCCACAAGTGCTCCCACCCAGGCTGTGGGAAGATGTACACAAAGAGCAGTCATCTTAAGGCCCACTTCCGCCGGCATACAGGGGAGAAGCCGTACACCTGCAGCTGGCCAGACTGCGGCTGGAA GTTCTCCCGATCAGACGAGCTGTCTCGCCACCGCCGCTCTCACTCGGGCGTCAAACCATACGAGTGCACTCTGTGCGAGAAGAAGTTTGCCCGCAGCGACCAtttaagcaaacacacaaaggtCCACCGCAGCTCCCGGCCCAGCAGGGTGATCCGGACCACTGTGTGA
- the LOC102231131 gene encoding ETS domain-containing protein Elk-4-like isoform X2 has translation MDNSVTLWQFLLQLLLDSSNEQLICWTNEEGEFKLLQAEEVARLWGARKNKPNMNYDKLSRALRYYYDKNIIKKVNGQKFVYRFVSYPDILKGDAAARMDGGDDGAGGVLPAVAKRLDGAMLEAESDDRSKAGSGLAALGSSTKQSNRNDYIHSGLYTSFHLNSLHNGRQLFKSIKVENPAEKLAERRAASQQSQETPPLLQAPPAAAPPSVIKFGNSPPKLLAMPPPPVAIETTLSGLDSLQAPPHRAGLVSTHSSLHPQSVYSLEHSRQSEPGLGLPDLDAAREAAQEGNMTNSDGESGGSGSTEPAALETPETQPHDKVDGGISVFIDEPGLVDTETSSSSVNSNTAGSAQALGKTRKPPKVLQLSPPALLVTTSEFSPMNLCSPSLPTASLTPAMLQTPTLLLTPSPLLSNIHFWSTLSPVAPLSPATRRQGAHLFQFPSVLNSQFQIPVQSLDGTNTPGPISPDPQKT, from the exons ATGGACAACTCTGTCACCCTGTGGCAGTTCCTACTCCAGCTCCTGTTGGACTCCAGCAACGAGCAGCTCATCTGCTGGACCAATGAGGAAGGAGAGTTCAAGCTGCTGCAGGCCGAGGAGGTGGCCCGGCTTTGGGGAGCCCGCAAGAACAAGCCCAACATGAACTACGACAAGCTCAGCAGGGCGCTGAGGTACTACTATGACAAG AACATCATAAAGAAGGTGAACGGCCAGAAGTTCGTCTACCGCTTTGTGTCCTACCCCGACATCCTGAAGGGAGACGCCGCTGCCCGGATGGATGGGGGGGACGATGGAGCAGGCGGAGTCCTCCCTGCTGTTGCTAAGAGGTTGGACGGTGCTATGCTGGAGGCGGAGTCTGACGACCGCTCCAAGGCGGGGTCGGGTCTGGCCGCTCTGGGCTCCAGCACCAAGCAGTCCAACAGAAACGACTACATCCACTCCGGCCTCTACACTTCGTTTCATCTCAACTCCCTGCACAACGGCCGGCAGCTCTTCAAGTCCATCAAGGTGGAGAACCCTGCAGAGAAGCTGGCTGAGCGGAGGGCCGCCTCCCAACAGAGCCAGGAGACCCCCCCTCTGCTGCAGGCGCCTCCAGCAGCCGCTCCGCCATCGGTCATCAAGTTCGGAAACAGCCCGCCAAAGCTGCTCGCCATGCCGCCTCCTCCAGTCGCCATAGAGACCACCTTGAGCGGCTTGGACTCCCTGCAGGCTCCACCTCACAGGGCCGGACTCGTCAGCACACACTCCTCGCTGCATCCCCAGTCCGTCTACTCGCTGGAGCACAGCCGGCAGTCAGAACCTGGCCTGGGCCTACCGGACCTGGACGCGGCACGGGAGGCCGCTCAGGAGGGAAACATGACCAACAGTGACGGCGAGTCAGGGGGCTCTGGGTCCACAGAACCGGCTGCTCTGGAGACACCAGAGACCCAGCCACACGACAAG GTGGATGGCGGCATCAGCGTGTTTATAGACGAGCCCGGCCTGGTGGACACTGAGACCAGTTCGTCCTCGGTGAACAGCAACACCGCGGGAAGCGCTCAGGCTCTGGGAAAAACTCGTAAACCGCCAAAGGTCCTGCAGCTCAGTCCGCCCGCTCTGCTCGTCACCACGTCCGAGTTCTCCCCCATGAACCTGTGCAGCCCCTCGCTGCCCACTGCCTCACTCACACCAGCAATGCTCCAG ACTCCAACCCTCCTGCTGACTCCCAGTCCTCTGCTGTCCAACATCCACTTCTGGAGTACGCTCAGTCCTGTCGCTCCCCTCAGCCCAGCCACCAGACGTCAGGGAGCCCACCTGTTCCAG TTCCCATCGGTCCTGAACTCCCAGTTCCAGATCCCAGTCCAGAGCCTGGATGGGACCAACACACCCGGACCCATTTCCCCAGACCCCCAGAAAACGTAG
- the LOC102231131 gene encoding ETS domain-containing protein Elk-4-like isoform X1 — MDNSVTLWQFLLQLLLDSSNEQLICWTNEEGEFKLLQAEEVARLWGARKNKPNMNYDKLSRALRYYYDKNIIKKVNGQKFVYRFVSYPDILKGDAAARMDGGDDGAGGVLPAVAKRLDGAMLEAESDDRSKAGSGLAALGSSTKQSNRNDYIHSGLYTSFHLNSLHNGRQLFKSIKVENPAEKLAERRAASQQSQETPPLLQAPPAAAPPSVIKFGNSPPKLLAMPPPPVAIETTLSGLDSLQAPPHRAGLVSTHSSLHPQSVYSLEHSRQSEPGLGLPDLDAAREAAQEGNMTNSDGESGGSGSTEPAALETPETQPHDKQVDGGISVFIDEPGLVDTETSSSSVNSNTAGSAQALGKTRKPPKVLQLSPPALLVTTSEFSPMNLCSPSLPTASLTPAMLQTPTLLLTPSPLLSNIHFWSTLSPVAPLSPATRRQGAHLFQFPSVLNSQFQIPVQSLDGTNTPGPISPDPQKT; from the exons ATGGACAACTCTGTCACCCTGTGGCAGTTCCTACTCCAGCTCCTGTTGGACTCCAGCAACGAGCAGCTCATCTGCTGGACCAATGAGGAAGGAGAGTTCAAGCTGCTGCAGGCCGAGGAGGTGGCCCGGCTTTGGGGAGCCCGCAAGAACAAGCCCAACATGAACTACGACAAGCTCAGCAGGGCGCTGAGGTACTACTATGACAAG AACATCATAAAGAAGGTGAACGGCCAGAAGTTCGTCTACCGCTTTGTGTCCTACCCCGACATCCTGAAGGGAGACGCCGCTGCCCGGATGGATGGGGGGGACGATGGAGCAGGCGGAGTCCTCCCTGCTGTTGCTAAGAGGTTGGACGGTGCTATGCTGGAGGCGGAGTCTGACGACCGCTCCAAGGCGGGGTCGGGTCTGGCCGCTCTGGGCTCCAGCACCAAGCAGTCCAACAGAAACGACTACATCCACTCCGGCCTCTACACTTCGTTTCATCTCAACTCCCTGCACAACGGCCGGCAGCTCTTCAAGTCCATCAAGGTGGAGAACCCTGCAGAGAAGCTGGCTGAGCGGAGGGCCGCCTCCCAACAGAGCCAGGAGACCCCCCCTCTGCTGCAGGCGCCTCCAGCAGCCGCTCCGCCATCGGTCATCAAGTTCGGAAACAGCCCGCCAAAGCTGCTCGCCATGCCGCCTCCTCCAGTCGCCATAGAGACCACCTTGAGCGGCTTGGACTCCCTGCAGGCTCCACCTCACAGGGCCGGACTCGTCAGCACACACTCCTCGCTGCATCCCCAGTCCGTCTACTCGCTGGAGCACAGCCGGCAGTCAGAACCTGGCCTGGGCCTACCGGACCTGGACGCGGCACGGGAGGCCGCTCAGGAGGGAAACATGACCAACAGTGACGGCGAGTCAGGGGGCTCTGGGTCCACAGAACCGGCTGCTCTGGAGACACCAGAGACCCAGCCACACGACAAG CAGGTGGATGGCGGCATCAGCGTGTTTATAGACGAGCCCGGCCTGGTGGACACTGAGACCAGTTCGTCCTCGGTGAACAGCAACACCGCGGGAAGCGCTCAGGCTCTGGGAAAAACTCGTAAACCGCCAAAGGTCCTGCAGCTCAGTCCGCCCGCTCTGCTCGTCACCACGTCCGAGTTCTCCCCCATGAACCTGTGCAGCCCCTCGCTGCCCACTGCCTCACTCACACCAGCAATGCTCCAG ACTCCAACCCTCCTGCTGACTCCCAGTCCTCTGCTGTCCAACATCCACTTCTGGAGTACGCTCAGTCCTGTCGCTCCCCTCAGCCCAGCCACCAGACGTCAGGGAGCCCACCTGTTCCAG TTCCCATCGGTCCTGAACTCCCAGTTCCAGATCCCAGTCCAGAGCCTGGATGGGACCAACACACCCGGACCCATTTCCCCAGACCCCCAGAAAACGTAG